A section of the Megasphaera vaginalis (ex Bordigoni et al. 2020) genome encodes:
- the rhaD gene encoding rhamnulose-1-phosphate aldolase, translated as MMEVLHESFVRDCIHMAEEANQRGWHERNGGNLSYRLTAAEAAACRAGFGTKRNWLPLTMPLPVLGGDFFLLTGSGKYMSKVAAAPEECLGIIELAADGGSYAVRWGLEKGGNVTSELPTHLRTQALKKRRDASRNRIVYHAHPANLIALTFVVPIDDAAITRELWEADIENPLVFPEGIGIVPWMVPGSEAVATATLAKMERYRAVIWAHHGTFVCGDDFDDAFGLMDSLEKAASICVKIRAMGGKRQAMTNQNLSDLAAAFGLVLHEGALRLGEETSKGKT; from the coding sequence ATGATGGAAGTATTGCACGAGTCCTTTGTGAGAGACTGCATTCATATGGCGGAAGAAGCGAATCAGCGCGGCTGGCATGAACGAAACGGCGGTAATCTCAGCTATCGTTTAACGGCGGCGGAAGCGGCTGCTTGCCGTGCGGGCTTCGGTACGAAACGGAACTGGCTGCCTTTGACGATGCCGCTTCCGGTGTTGGGCGGCGATTTCTTTCTTCTTACGGGCAGCGGCAAATACATGAGCAAGGTTGCTGCCGCTCCGGAAGAGTGCCTCGGCATTATTGAGCTGGCAGCCGACGGCGGCAGCTATGCCGTCCGTTGGGGGCTGGAAAAGGGCGGTAACGTGACCAGTGAGCTGCCGACGCACCTTCGGACACAGGCGTTGAAGAAGAGACGGGATGCAAGTCGCAACCGCATTGTTTACCATGCGCATCCGGCAAATCTGATCGCCTTGACGTTCGTCGTTCCCATTGACGATGCCGCCATTACGAGGGAACTGTGGGAAGCGGATATTGAAAATCCCCTCGTTTTTCCCGAAGGTATCGGTATCGTACCTTGGATGGTGCCCGGCAGCGAAGCGGTGGCGACGGCGACGTTGGCGAAAATGGAGCGATATCGGGCTGTCATCTGGGCGCATCACGGCACCTTCGTTTGCGGTGACGATTTTGATGACGCTTTCGGATTAATGGATTCGCTGGAAAAAGCGGCGTCCATTTGTGTGAAAATCCGCGCTATGGGCGGCAAACGGCAGGCGATGACGAATCAGAACTTGTCGGATCTGGCGGCGGCCTTCGGCCTGGTTCTACACGAAGGCGCATTGCGGCTAGGGGAAGAGACGTCAAAAGGGAAGACGTAA